The DNA sequence CGGGCATGTTCGAGAAGCGCGACCTGATGCCCAAGTTCGACATCCCGGAGGGGTACACCGAGGTCAGCTGGTTCCGCGAGGAGACCCTGCGCGGCATGCACCGCCGCTTCCCGGACGGCATCCCGGACGACCGCATGAAGCAGGTCGAGTACGAGATGGACACCATCATCTCGATGGGCTTCCCGGGCTACTTCCTCGTGGTCGCCGACTTCATCATGTGGGCCAAGAAGCAGGGCATCGCCGTCGGCCCGGGCCGTGGCTCCGCGGCCGGCTCGATCGTCGCCTACGCCCTCGGCATCACCGACCTCGACCCCATCCCGCACGGACTGATCTTCGAGCGGTTCCTCAACCCCGAGCGCATCTCGATGCCCGACGTCGACATCGACTTCGACGAGCGCCGGCGCGTCGAGGTGATCAGGTACGTGACGGAGAAGTACGGCGCCGACAAGGTCGCCATGATCGGCACCTACGGCACCATCAAGGCCAAGAACGCGATCAAGGACTCCGCGCGCGTGCTGGGCTACCCGTACGCGATGGGCGACCGCCTCACCAAGGCCATGCCCGCCGACGTCCTCGGCAAGGGCATCAACCTCGACGGCATCACCAACCCCGAGCACCCCCGGTACTCGGAGGCGGGCGAGATCCGGGCGATGTACGAGAACGAGCCGGACGTGAAGAAGGTCATCGACACCGCCAAGGGCGTCGAGGGCCTGGTGCGGCAGATGGGCGTGCACGCCGCCGGCGTGATCATGTCCAGCGAGACCATCACCGACCACGTCCCGGTCTGGGTCAGGCACACCGACGGCGTGACCATCACGCAGTGGGACTACCCGAGCTGTGAGTCGCTCGGCCTGCTGAAGATGGACTTCCTCGGCCTGCGCAACCTGACGATCATGGACGACGCCGTCAAGATGGTGAAGTCCAACAAGGGGATCGACATCGATCTCCTGAGCCTTCCGCTCGACGACCCCACGACCTTCGAACTGCTCCAGCGCGGCGACACCCTCGGCGTCTTCCAGTTCGACGGCGGCCCCATGCGCTCCCTGCTCCGGCTGATGAAGCCGGACAACTTCGAAGACATCTCCGCCGTGTCGGCCCTGTACCGCCCGGGCCCGATGGGCATGAACTCGCACACCAACTACGCCCTCCGCAAGAACGGCCAGCAGGAGATCACACCGATCCACCCCGAGCTGGAGGAGCCGCTCAAGGAGGTCCTGGACGTCACCTACGGCCTGATCGTCTACCAGGAGCAGGTGCAGAAGGCCGCCCAGATCATCGCCGGCTACTCGCTCGGCGAGGCCGACATCCTCCGCCGCGTGATGGGCAAGAAGAAGCCCGAGGAACTGGCGAAGAACTTCGTGCTGTTCCAGGAGGGCGCCCGCAAGAAGGGCTTCAGCGACGAGGCCATCCAGTCGCTCTGGGACGTGCTGGTGCCGTTCGCCGGCTACGCCTTCAACAAGGCGCACTCCGCCGCGTACGGACTGGTGTCCTACTGGACCGCCTACCTCAAGGCGAACCACCCCGCCGAGTACATGGCCGCGCTGCTCACCTCGGTCAAGGACGACAAGGACAAGTCGGCGGTCTACCTCAACGAGTGCCGCCGCATGGGCATCCGGGTGCTCCCGCCCAACGTCAACGAGTCCGAGTCCAACTTCGCCGCCCAGGGCGACGACGTGATCCTCTTCGGCCTCTCCGCGGTGCGCAACGTCGGCACCAACGTCGTGGAGTCGATCATCAAGTGCCGCAAGGCCAAGGGGAAGTACGCCTCCTTCCCCGACTACCTCGACAAGGTCGAGGCGGTCGTCTGCAACAAGCGCACCACGGAGTCCCTGATCAAGGCCGGCGCCTTCGACTCCATGGGCCACACCCGCAAGGGCCTCACCGCCCAGTACGAGCCGATGATCGACAACGTGGTCGCGGTCAAGCGCAAGGAGGCCGAGGGGCAGTTCGACCTCTTCGGCGGCATGGGCGAGGCCGAGACCAGCGAGCCCGGCTTCGGCCTCGACGTCACCTTCACCGACGACGAGTGGGACAAGACCTATCTGCTCGCCCAGGAGCGCGAGATGCTCGGTCTCTACGTCTCCGACCACCCGCTGTTCGGCCTGGAGCACGTGCTGTCCGACAAGGCGGACGCGGGCATCTCCCAGCTCACCGGCGGCGACTTCGGCGACGGCGCGGTCGTCACCATCGGCGGCATCATCTCGGGCCTCCAGCGCAAGATGACCAAGCAGGGCAACGCCTGGGCCATCGCCACGGTCGAGGACCTGGCCGGCTCCATCGAGTGCATGTTCTTCCCGGCGACCTACCAGCTCGTCTCGACGCAACTCGTCGAGGACGCCGTGGTCTTCGTCAAGGGCCGGCTCGACAAGCGCGAGGACGTGCCGCGGCTGGTCGCGATGGAGCTGATGGTCCCCGACCTGTCCAACGCGGGCACCAACGCGCCCGTGGTGCTCACCATCCCGGCCACCCGCGTGACACCGCCGATGGTCAGCCGGCTCGGCGAGATCCTCACCCACCACAAGGGCGACAGCGAGGTCCGGATCAAGCTCCAGGGGCCGACCAGGACGACGGTGCTGCGTCTGGACCGGCACCGGGTCAAGCCCGATCCGGCCCTGTTCGGCGACCTGAAGGTGCTGCTCGGCCCGTCCTGCCTGGCCGGCTAGCACCGTCCGGCCGACGCGCTCGAGGGGCGCACCCCGCAGTGGGTGCGCCCCTCTTCATGTGCCGGGGCCGCGACGGCCCGTCACCGGGACGTCAGTTGTGGCCGAAGCGCTTCTGCCGGCCCTTGCCCCGGCCGACCTCGCCGGGGAGGACCTGTGTGGTGCGCTGCTCGTCCGGCGTCTCCATGGTGGACGTCTGCGTCGCCCGCTGGGCGCGCTCGGCCTGCGGCTGCTTACGGTCACGGTTCTTGTTCTTGGCCATGGTGGTGCCTCCTGTGGGGACTAGGGGCCAGGGCCGGGACCAGATTCACATAGCCCGACAACCCGCGCATGTCAGACAATTACCGTGTGTCACCGGGGTGGTCGGGGGAGGAAGTGTGGAAACGCCACGCCGAAGATCGAGTTCGGGCCGTTAACCCCGGCGTGGTCGGGCAGACTCGAAGCAAGCCCGAAGCAAACCTCCCGGAAAGAGGGTGGATCGCGTGGACCGCTGCATCGTCCTGGTGGACGCCGGGTATCTGCTGGGGGCCGCCGCCAGTCTCCTCGCCGGGGAGCCGTCGCGGTCCCGCATCACCGTCGACCACGCGGCCCTCATCCAGGGGTTGCGCGATCGCGCCGAGAACGACACGCGGCAGCCGCTGCTGCGCATCTACTGGTTCGACGGCGCCCCCGACCGCGTCCCGCAGCCCGAGCACCGCAGGCTGCGCGTGATGCCCCGGGTCACCGTCCGGCTGGGGGCGCTGACCCGCAGCGACGGCCGCTGGGCGCAGAAGGGCGTCGACGCCGCCATGCACGCCGAGCTGACCGAGCTGGCCCGCAACCGCGCCTGCTCCGACATCGTCCTGGTCACCGGCGACGGCGATCTGCTGCCCGGCATGATGGCCGCCAAGGAGCACGGCGTCGCCGTGCACCTGTGGGCCGTACAGGCCGCCGACGGGGACTACAACCAGTCCGAGGACCTGGTCGCCGAGGCCGACGAACGCCGCGTGCTGGACCGGGCGTGGATCACCCAGGCCGTACGGGCCAAGGAGTCCACCGGCGTGTGCGCGCCGCCGTCCCTGCCGCGGCCGGAGATCGCGGCGATCCTCTCCGCCCCGCTGCCGGACTCCGCGCTCGCCGCGGCGGCCGAGCGGACCGCCCAGGAGCCCCCGCACCCGGCCGCCGCGGCGCACAACGGCACCGCCGAGCGGGCGCCCACCGCCAAGGGCGTCCCCACCCCGAAGGACCTGGCCGCGCTGCGCAGCCCCGCCCCGCACCCGGCGCAGCAGCCCGCCTCCGCCACCCTGCGCTGGTCCTCGGACAAGGGCTGGGTCGACCGGCCCGTCGCCGAGCCGCCGGACGCCGCCTCCATGCCGACGCTCGCCCAGCTGACCACGGCCGAGCAGCGGTGGGCCGACCGCGAGGAGGACATCACCACCGTCGGCGGCGACCCCTTCGAGGTGGGGCAGGTCTTCGCGCGGCGCTGGGTGGAGCGGCTCGGCGACCAGAGCCACCTCCAGAAGCTGTCCGCCATGTACCCCCGCATCCCGCACCGCGTCGACGGCGAGCTGCTGCGCTACGCGGCCCGCTTCGGGCTCCTGGCCCACAAGGACGACCAGATCGACGAACGCGACCGTTACGCCATCCGGGCGGGCTTCTGGCGCGAGCTGGACCTGCGCACCGGTACGGAGCGGGCTCCCGCGGGGGAATGAGCGGGCCTCCCGGCCCGGCGGGCGGTTGGGGCGGGTTTGCGGGCACCGGGGTGACCCGAGGGAGGGGCGGGGACGCCGACCCCGTAGGCTCGTCCCTTGTGAGTACGCGCGCGGCACAGGCATTCCGGCACGGTGGTGACGTCGTGTGTGCGGTGCGCGGGCTGACCAAGACCTATCCGGCGGTGCGCGGACGGCGCGGCGTCCCGGCCACCCCCGAGGTCCGCGCCACCAACGACGTACGGCTGGACATCCGGCGCGGTGAGATCTTCGGCCTGCTCGGGCCGAACGGCGCCGGCAAGTCCACCCTCGTACGCCAGCTGACCGGGCTGATGCGGCCCGACCGCGGCAGCGTGGAGATCCTCGGCCACGACATCGTGCGCCACCCCGAGCGGGCCTCGCGCATCCTCGCCTACCTCGGCCAGGAGTCCAGCGCCCTCGACGAACTGACCGTGTCCCTGGCCGCCGAGACCACCGGCCGGCTGCGCGGGCTCGACGTGCGGCGCGCCCGGGCCGAACGGGACGACGTCCTGGACGAACTGGGGCTCACGCCCCTCGCCGGACGCCCGCTGAAGAAGCTCTCCGGCGGCCAGCGCCGACTGGCCTGCTTCGCCGCCGCGCTGGTGGGGGAGCGGCCGCTGCTCGTGCTCGACGAGCCGACCACCGGCATGGACCCCGTGGCCCGGCGGGCGGTGTGGTCCGCCGTCGACCGGCGCCGCGGCGACCGCGGCACGACCGTGCTGCTGGTCACCCACAACGTCATCGAGGCCGAGACCGTCCTCGACCGGGTCGCCGTCCTCGACCGGGGCCGGGTCATCGCCTGCGACACCCCGGCCGGACTCAAGGAACAGGTCGCCGGCGAGGTCCGGGTCGACCTGGTGTGGCGTGCGGCGCCCCCGCTGCACGTGCCCGAGGTGGCCGCGCTGCGCGACCGGGTCGAGGAGTCCGGCCGCCGCTGGACCCTGCGACTGGCGCCCGAGGAGGCCCGTACGGTCGTCGCCACCGTCACCGGCGGGGCCGCCTTCGCCGCCCTGGACGACTTCACGCTGGCCACGCCGAGCCTGGAGGACGTCTACCTGGCGCTGGGCGGCGCCGTGCGGCAGGGGCTGGTGAAGGCGTGAGCGCCCGGGCCGTGAGCGCACAGGCCGCCGTTTCCGTATCCGACGGGGCGAACGCCGGAGTGGATCCCGACGAAGGGGAGCAGCACGACGTGAGTGTCGTACCCGCCGAAGTCCTGCCGGGCGGCGCCCTGGCCCTGGACCAGGCCGCGCCGGAACCGGCCCAGCTCGGCCCGCGGGCGCGGCTGTGGCCGTCGCTGGCGGCCGTGTACCGGGCGCAGCTGTCCCGGGCGCGGGTCGCGCGGATCCCGCTGCTGTTCGTGGCGACCTTCCAGTCGGTCGGCATCATGATCCTGATGCGCGGGGTCGTGGACGGCGGCGGCGAGGCGCAGGCCGTGGTCGCCGGCTCGGCGGTGCTGGTCGTCGCCTTCGTGGCGCTGAACCTCCTCGCCCAGTACTTCGGGCAGCTGCGGGCCAGCGGCGGACTCGACCACTACGCGACCCTGCCCGTGCCGCCGGCCGCGGTGGTGCTGGGCGCGGCGGGCGCGTACGCCTCCTTCACCGTGCCGGGGACCGTCGTCACCGCCGTCTTCGGCTGCGTGCTGTTCGGGCTGCCGGTGGCACACCTGTGGGTGCTGGCCGCGGTGATCCCGCTCGCGGGCGCCGCGCTCGCCGGGCTCGGCGCGGCCCTCGGTCTGCTCGCGCCCCGGCCCGAACTGGCCACCCTGCTCGGGCAGCTGGGCATGTCGGCGGCGCTGCTGCTGGGCGTGCTGCCGTCGGAGCGGATGCCGGAGGCGGTGCGCCTGGCCCGCGACCTGCTGCCCTCGACGTACGGCGTCGAGGCCTTCGCCCGGACCTTCGGACCCCACCCCGACTGGGCCCGTGTGCTCGGTGACCTCGCCGTGTGCGGGGGCGTCGGCGTGATCTCGCTGGCGGTGGCGACCTGGGCGTACCGCAGGGCGGCCGTCCGGTGACGCGCCGCACAGCGGGGCCTGGCACGATGGCAGGGTGAGCGCACCTCTGACACCCCCACCGCCTCCACACGAACATTCCGCGCGGGACGCGTGGCAGCCCCCGGCGCACGGCCCCCTCCAGCACTCCGGGAGCACCGGGCCCGCCGGGTATCCGCGGCACGGCTGGGGGCACGACCAGGACGGCCCCGGGATGAGGACCGAAGTGCGGGAGGCCGCCGTGACGGCGGTGGCGG is a window from the Streptomyces capillispiralis genome containing:
- a CDS encoding ABC transporter ATP-binding protein, with the translated sequence MCAVRGLTKTYPAVRGRRGVPATPEVRATNDVRLDIRRGEIFGLLGPNGAGKSTLVRQLTGLMRPDRGSVEILGHDIVRHPERASRILAYLGQESSALDELTVSLAAETTGRLRGLDVRRARAERDDVLDELGLTPLAGRPLKKLSGGQRRLACFAAALVGERPLLVLDEPTTGMDPVARRAVWSAVDRRRGDRGTTVLLVTHNVIEAETVLDRVAVLDRGRVIACDTPAGLKEQVAGEVRVDLVWRAAPPLHVPEVAALRDRVEESGRRWTLRLAPEEARTVVATVTGGAAFAALDDFTLATPSLEDVYLALGGAVRQGLVKA
- a CDS encoding NYN domain-containing protein; protein product: MDRCIVLVDAGYLLGAAASLLAGEPSRSRITVDHAALIQGLRDRAENDTRQPLLRIYWFDGAPDRVPQPEHRRLRVMPRVTVRLGALTRSDGRWAQKGVDAAMHAELTELARNRACSDIVLVTGDGDLLPGMMAAKEHGVAVHLWAVQAADGDYNQSEDLVAEADERRVLDRAWITQAVRAKESTGVCAPPSLPRPEIAAILSAPLPDSALAAAAERTAQEPPHPAAAAHNGTAERAPTAKGVPTPKDLAALRSPAPHPAQQPASATLRWSSDKGWVDRPVAEPPDAASMPTLAQLTTAEQRWADREEDITTVGGDPFEVGQVFARRWVERLGDQSHLQKLSAMYPRIPHRVDGELLRYAARFGLLAHKDDQIDERDRYAIRAGFWRELDLRTGTERAPAGE
- the dnaE gene encoding DNA polymerase III subunit alpha; protein product: MSKPPFTHLHVHTQYSLLDGAARLKDMFNACNEMGMTHIAMSDHGNLHGAYDFFHSAQKAGVTPIIGIEAYVAPESRRNKRKIQWGQPHQKRDDVSGSGGYTHKTMWAVNATGLHNLFRLSSDAYAEGWLQKWPRMDKETIAKWSEGIVASTGCPSGELQTRLRLGQFDEALKAAADYQDIFGKDRYFLELMDHGIEIEHRVRDGLLEIGKKLGIPPLVTNDSHYTYAHEATAHDALLCIQTGKNLSDPDRFKFDGTGYYLKSTDEMYAIDSSDAWQQGCANTRLIAEMVDTTGMFEKRDLMPKFDIPEGYTEVSWFREETLRGMHRRFPDGIPDDRMKQVEYEMDTIISMGFPGYFLVVADFIMWAKKQGIAVGPGRGSAAGSIVAYALGITDLDPIPHGLIFERFLNPERISMPDVDIDFDERRRVEVIRYVTEKYGADKVAMIGTYGTIKAKNAIKDSARVLGYPYAMGDRLTKAMPADVLGKGINLDGITNPEHPRYSEAGEIRAMYENEPDVKKVIDTAKGVEGLVRQMGVHAAGVIMSSETITDHVPVWVRHTDGVTITQWDYPSCESLGLLKMDFLGLRNLTIMDDAVKMVKSNKGIDIDLLSLPLDDPTTFELLQRGDTLGVFQFDGGPMRSLLRLMKPDNFEDISAVSALYRPGPMGMNSHTNYALRKNGQQEITPIHPELEEPLKEVLDVTYGLIVYQEQVQKAAQIIAGYSLGEADILRRVMGKKKPEELAKNFVLFQEGARKKGFSDEAIQSLWDVLVPFAGYAFNKAHSAAYGLVSYWTAYLKANHPAEYMAALLTSVKDDKDKSAVYLNECRRMGIRVLPPNVNESESNFAAQGDDVILFGLSAVRNVGTNVVESIIKCRKAKGKYASFPDYLDKVEAVVCNKRTTESLIKAGAFDSMGHTRKGLTAQYEPMIDNVVAVKRKEAEGQFDLFGGMGEAETSEPGFGLDVTFTDDEWDKTYLLAQEREMLGLYVSDHPLFGLEHVLSDKADAGISQLTGGDFGDGAVVTIGGIISGLQRKMTKQGNAWAIATVEDLAGSIECMFFPATYQLVSTQLVEDAVVFVKGRLDKREDVPRLVAMELMVPDLSNAGTNAPVVLTIPATRVTPPMVSRLGEILTHHKGDSEVRIKLQGPTRTTVLRLDRHRVKPDPALFGDLKVLLGPSCLAG
- a CDS encoding ABC transporter permease, with translation MSVVPAEVLPGGALALDQAAPEPAQLGPRARLWPSLAAVYRAQLSRARVARIPLLFVATFQSVGIMILMRGVVDGGGEAQAVVAGSAVLVVAFVALNLLAQYFGQLRASGGLDHYATLPVPPAAVVLGAAGAYASFTVPGTVVTAVFGCVLFGLPVAHLWVLAAVIPLAGAALAGLGAALGLLAPRPELATLLGQLGMSAALLLGVLPSERMPEAVRLARDLLPSTYGVEAFARTFGPHPDWARVLGDLAVCGGVGVISLAVATWAYRRAAVR